A window of the Janthinobacterium agaricidamnosum NBRC 102515 = DSM 9628 genome harbors these coding sequences:
- a CDS encoding efflux RND transporter periplasmic adaptor subunit — protein MDSQTVKSTSPRRSRRSRFIGGIIAVAAMAALGGLAWHLTHPATGAAGARGAGGGPGGPGGFGGGRGGPATTVGVATALKADIPVLLDALGTVTPVANVTVRAQVSGILQKILFKEGQMVKAGDVLAQIDPRQFEMALLQASGQRQRDEAQLDNARLTLERYQTLLKQDSIARQDVDTQAALVKQLEGTVMTDRAAEGTARLNLGYTRVLAPVSGRVGLRAVDAGNLVSTGDTAGIAVVTQLSPIDVEFAVPQDKVSEVQARLAEGAALPAVALDRTRSDTLDSGTFSALDNQVDVQTGTVRAKARYTNARATLFPSQFVNVRLELRTIKDAVMIPVTALRHGSSGDFVYVLNGAERTVSVRAVTRGQATTDQVQIKTGLQAGEKVITEGADRLKDGGKVVLPGDKPAWGGAGAGTGGGRRHGGAAGEGSAPGEHRRHRQDGAPADGASAPASAPAAAPRRPAQGAAQ, from the coding sequence ATGGATTCGCAGACTGTTAAGAGCACCTCTCCACGGCGCAGCCGCCGCTCCAGATTCATCGGCGGTATCATCGCGGTGGCCGCCATGGCGGCGCTGGGCGGCCTGGCCTGGCACCTGACCCATCCAGCCACCGGCGCGGCCGGCGCGCGCGGCGCAGGCGGCGGACCGGGCGGGCCCGGCGGTTTCGGCGGCGGCAGGGGCGGGCCGGCCACCACGGTCGGCGTCGCCACGGCGCTCAAGGCCGACATTCCGGTGCTGCTCGATGCGCTCGGCACGGTGACCCCGGTGGCCAACGTGACGGTGCGCGCGCAAGTGTCGGGCATCCTGCAAAAGATCCTGTTCAAGGAAGGCCAGATGGTCAAGGCCGGCGACGTGCTGGCGCAGATCGATCCGCGCCAGTTCGAGATGGCGCTGCTGCAAGCGTCCGGCCAGCGCCAGCGCGACGAAGCGCAGCTCGATAATGCGCGCCTGACGCTGGAGCGCTACCAGACCCTGCTGAAGCAGGATTCGATCGCGCGCCAGGATGTCGACACCCAGGCCGCGCTGGTCAAGCAGCTGGAAGGCACCGTCATGACCGACCGCGCCGCCGAAGGCACGGCGCGCCTGAACCTCGGTTATACCAGGGTGCTGGCGCCGGTCAGCGGACGGGTCGGCTTGCGCGCGGTCGACGCCGGCAACCTGGTCAGCACCGGCGACACGGCCGGCATCGCGGTGGTCACGCAACTGTCGCCGATCGACGTCGAATTCGCGGTGCCGCAAGATAAAGTGTCGGAGGTGCAGGCCCGCCTGGCCGAAGGCGCCGCGCTGCCGGCCGTCGCGCTGGACCGCACCCGCAGCGACACGCTCGACAGCGGCACCTTCTCGGCGCTGGACAACCAGGTCGACGTGCAGACCGGCACGGTGCGCGCCAAGGCCCGCTACACCAACGCCAGGGCGACGCTGTTCCCCAGCCAGTTCGTCAACGTGCGGCTGGAACTGCGCACCATCAAGGACGCCGTGATGATACCGGTGACCGCGCTGCGCCACGGCAGCAGCGGCGACTTCGTGTATGTATTGAACGGCGCCGAGCGCACCGTCAGCGTGCGCGCCGTCACGCGCGGCCAGGCCACCACCGACCAGGTGCAGATCAAGACCGGCCTGCAAGCGGGCGAAAAAGTGATTACCGAAGGCGCCGACCGCTTGAAGGATGGCGGCAAGGTGGTGCTGCCGGGCGATAAACCGGCCTGGGGCGGAGCCGGCGCGGGCACGGGTGGCGGCCGCCGTCATGGCGGCGCCGCCGGCGAAGGCTCCGCCCCCGGCGAGCACCGCCGCCACCGCCAGGATGGCGCGCCGGCCGATGGCGCCAGCGCGCCGGCCAGCGCCCCGGCTGCCGCGCCGCGCCGTCCGGCGCAAGGTGCCGCGCAATGA
- the sppA gene encoding signal peptide peptidase SppA produces the protein MSLNPFPPLRRGFGHFWRALDFSRRLVFNLIFLLIVLAIVYGIFGGGLKPLQQKTTLVLNLQGQLVEQHPGGAREALLANIGGDGKKTVQLRDVLKVLDAAGKDASIGGAVLILDDLQGGGLASLREVGAALDRFRASGKKVTAWGSSYNQRQYLVAAHADEVFVHPMGGVMLEGFGRYRNYYRDALDKLGVTVNLLKVGTYKSFAEPYIANGPSSAAAEAESYLNNALWSAYTGEVEKARKLPAGAIMKGIDDLPALIAAANGDLAKLAVNAKLVDGLKTLDQVRELMIKRGAPDDDGKSFRQVAFGDYLARQRSSYTGDAVGVVVAEGEIGDGNAAPGAIGGLSTSKLIRQAREDDRIKAVVLRVDSPGGSAFASELIRRELELTRAAGKPVVVSMGDVAASGGYWVSMSSDEVIADASTITGSIGVFAILPTADKVIDKLGIHTAGAPTTWLGDATNPLRPLDPRFAQVIQSSINHVYAEFTGKAAQARKTTPEKINEVAQGRVWTGQQAKDRGLVDTIGSYGDAIASAARRAHLKGDYRVAYIEREGSRVDRLIDLVGGSAAQALGATIGASLGEHVKLGLAGSGLPPDAALGIAGDISWLSGLAREHRPFMALTHCLCESPLGSR, from the coding sequence TTGAAGCCGTTGCAGCAAAAAACCACCTTGGTGCTCAATCTGCAGGGCCAGCTGGTCGAGCAGCATCCCGGCGGCGCGCGCGAAGCGCTGCTGGCCAATATCGGCGGCGACGGCAAGAAAACAGTGCAATTGCGCGACGTGCTGAAAGTGCTGGACGCGGCCGGCAAGGACGCCAGTATCGGCGGCGCCGTCCTGATCCTCGACGATTTGCAGGGCGGCGGCCTGGCCTCGCTGCGCGAAGTCGGCGCCGCGCTGGACCGCTTCCGCGCCAGCGGCAAGAAAGTCACCGCCTGGGGTTCCAGCTACAACCAGCGGCAATACCTGGTCGCCGCGCACGCCGATGAAGTGTTTGTGCACCCGATGGGCGGCGTGATGCTGGAAGGTTTCGGCCGCTACCGCAATTACTACCGCGATGCGCTCGACAAGCTGGGCGTCACGGTCAACCTGCTCAAGGTCGGCACCTATAAAAGCTTCGCCGAACCGTATATCGCCAACGGCCCGTCGAGCGCCGCGGCCGAAGCGGAAAGCTACCTGAACAACGCGCTGTGGTCGGCCTACACCGGCGAAGTCGAAAAGGCGCGCAAGCTGCCGGCCGGCGCCATCATGAAGGGCATCGACGATTTGCCGGCGCTGATCGCGGCGGCCAATGGCGACCTGGCCAAGCTGGCCGTGAATGCCAAACTGGTCGACGGCTTGAAGACGCTCGACCAGGTCCGCGAGCTGATGATCAAGCGCGGCGCCCCGGATGACGACGGCAAGAGCTTCCGCCAGGTGGCGTTCGGCGATTACCTGGCGCGCCAGCGCAGCAGCTACACCGGCGACGCGGTCGGCGTGGTGGTCGCCGAAGGCGAAATCGGCGACGGCAATGCGGCGCCGGGCGCCATCGGCGGCTTGTCGACCTCGAAATTGATACGCCAGGCGCGCGAAGACGACCGCATCAAGGCCGTGGTGCTGCGCGTCGATTCGCCCGGCGGCAGCGCGTTCGCCTCCGAGCTGATACGGCGCGAGCTGGAGTTGACGCGCGCCGCCGGCAAGCCGGTGGTGGTGTCGATGGGCGACGTGGCCGCGTCCGGCGGTTACTGGGTGTCGATGTCGTCCGATGAAGTGATCGCCGACGCCAGCACCATCACCGGTTCGATCGGCGTGTTCGCGATCTTGCCGACCGCCGACAAGGTGATCGACAAGCTGGGCATCCACACGGCCGGCGCGCCGACCACCTGGCTGGGCGACGCCACCAATCCGCTGCGTCCGCTCGACCCGCGCTTTGCGCAAGTGATCCAGAGCAGCATCAACCATGTGTATGCCGAGTTCACCGGCAAGGCCGCGCAGGCGCGCAAAACCACGCCGGAAAAAATCAATGAAGTGGCGCAGGGCCGGGTCTGGACCGGCCAGCAGGCCAAGGACCGGGGCCTGGTCGACACCATCGGCAGCTACGGCGATGCGATCGCCTCGGCCGCCAGGCGCGCCCATTTGAAGGGCGATTACCGGGTCGCCTACATCGAACGCGAAGGCTCCAGGGTCGACCGCCTGATCGACCTGGTCGGCGGTTCGGCGGCGCAGGCGCTGGGCGCCACGATCGGGGCCAGCCTCGGGGAGCACGTCAAGCTGGGCCTGGCCGGCAGCGGCTTGCCGCCGGACGCGGCGCTGGGCATCGCCGGCGACATCAGCTGGCTGTCCGGCCTGGCCCGCGAACACCGGCCGTTCATGGCGCTGACCCATTGCCTGTGCGAGTCGCCGCTCGGCTCGCGCTGA